A genomic region of uncultured Paludibaculum sp. contains the following coding sequences:
- a CDS encoding flagellin — protein MTSGISASAQRFLLDIKRLQDRGDRAQGQISSNKRVETASDDPVNLGTLMSLKSQLAKSVQARSNLGRFQSEVDMAETSLRQAVSLLDTAVTLASQGASTDSTADRSVLANQVRGLMTQMVSIANTNVEGRYIFSGGSDQKAAYAVNLSSTNGVDQTAQFIPGRQVQDALGNSLSTGLTADTIFNASGSDGVFKALNDLRLALEQDSATDTQAAAAALDTASTYLNQQLAHYGDLQNQITTATNSAAKLELSWKTAISGIEDTDLAAAALEVTENKTAREAAYSAESGRPRTSLFDYLK, from the coding sequence ATGACCTCTGGAATTAGCGCGAGCGCGCAACGTTTCCTGTTGGACATTAAGAGACTGCAAGACCGCGGGGATCGTGCGCAGGGGCAGATCTCCAGCAACAAGCGGGTGGAGACGGCATCGGACGACCCGGTGAATCTGGGCACGCTGATGAGCCTCAAGTCGCAGCTTGCGAAGAGTGTCCAGGCGCGGTCGAATCTGGGGCGGTTCCAGTCCGAAGTGGACATGGCGGAGACGTCGCTACGACAGGCGGTTTCATTGCTGGATACGGCGGTGACGCTGGCCAGCCAGGGCGCCAGCACCGATTCGACGGCGGACCGGTCTGTTCTTGCGAATCAGGTCCGCGGGTTGATGACGCAGATGGTGAGCATCGCGAACACCAACGTCGAGGGACGGTACATCTTCAGCGGTGGATCGGACCAGAAGGCTGCGTACGCAGTGAACTTGAGCTCCACGAACGGCGTGGACCAGACTGCGCAGTTTATTCCGGGCCGGCAGGTACAGGATGCGTTGGGCAATTCGTTGTCGACCGGGCTGACGGCGGATACAATATTCAATGCGTCGGGCAGCGACGGGGTATTCAAGGCTCTGAACGACTTGCGACTGGCGTTGGAACAGGACAGCGCGACGGATACACAGGCTGCCGCAGCGGCGCTGGATACGGCATCGACTTATCTGAATCAACAGCTTGCGCACTACGGTGATCTGCAGAATCAGATCACGACCGCAACGAACTCGGCTGCGAAGCTGGAACTAAGCTGGAAGACGGCGATTTCCGGGATCGAAGACACCGATCTGGCGGCGGCGGCGTTAGAAGTGACGGAGAACAAGACGGCGCGGGAGGCGGCGTACAGTGCCGAATCCGGACGGCCGAGAACGAGCCTTTTCGACTATCTAAAGTAG
- a CDS encoding FliM/FliN family flagellar motor switch protein: MDELSAGQLRKAQIIHETLVAALAARLSALLRQPVQVTLEKLERDDPAGCMARIDEQSTLAVLGAPGGLRAAMFMGNGVLLSVIERLLGGAAGEHIAARTLTAVELKLLSRLLEKLMPDFHACWDRAISGPVTLNGLHDNPEMATVFSSDDDLMAFACRIQLGYSESAMRLVLPIRVLVKMLEAGSGVSGAAITQESDPVRSQIRDTLLLSEVEVEVMLNGNSLPLAALARIRPGSLLVLDSKVDRQVEAIFNQSVRKKGQVLRDGAKRLFRIQEEKASS, from the coding sequence ACGAAACGCTCGTTGCGGCCCTCGCCGCACGCCTCAGCGCCCTGCTGCGCCAACCCGTCCAGGTCACCCTTGAGAAGCTTGAGCGGGACGACCCGGCCGGCTGCATGGCCCGCATCGACGAGCAGTCCACCCTGGCCGTCCTCGGGGCGCCCGGTGGCCTGAGGGCAGCCATGTTCATGGGCAACGGCGTCCTTCTGTCCGTCATTGAAAGACTGCTGGGCGGCGCCGCCGGCGAGCACATCGCGGCGCGCACCCTCACCGCCGTGGAACTCAAACTCCTTTCCAGATTGTTGGAAAAGCTGATGCCCGATTTTCACGCCTGTTGGGATCGCGCTATCAGCGGGCCCGTCACCCTGAACGGCCTGCATGACAACCCGGAGATGGCCACCGTCTTCAGTTCGGATGACGACCTCATGGCCTTCGCGTGCCGCATCCAGCTCGGCTACTCGGAATCGGCGATGCGTCTCGTGCTGCCCATCCGCGTCCTCGTCAAGATGCTGGAGGCCGGCAGCGGAGTATCAGGCGCGGCAATCACGCAGGAGTCCGATCCGGTCAGGAGCCAGATCCGGGACACACTGCTTCTCAGTGAGGTCGAGGTAGAGGTGATGCTGAACGGGAATTCCCTGCCCCTGGCGGCCCTGGCCAGGATCAGGCCAGGTAGCCTGCTGGTGCTCGACTCAAAGGTCGACCGTCAGGTCGAAGCCATTTTCAATCAGTCGGTCCGCAAGAAGGGTCAGGTCCTGAGGGATGGCGCCAAGCGGTTGTTCCGGATCCAGGAAGAGAAAGCCTCATCCTGA
- the flgK gene encoding flagellar hook-associated protein FlgK, whose protein sequence is MSGLLSSLQTSAQAFRVIDRQIAASQNNVNNVQTPGYAKQTVSTAAMPFDLSAGLTGGVTSLDAQSSRNQFAEQSVRGAVSDSGSQDIQNQMLSMLEGVVPVDTTKGVSGALTKLWDSFSSWSTSPNSGTERDSVLNAAKNLATAFNQAATQVSQLRQSADQQSQATVTSINQLTTQIAALNAKLEKGGPDAGVDAQLHAALEELSGLTNVSVLMQANGTANVLMDGQIPLVMGSKSSDLSVSITPQGTNVPPKFQLLAADGQDVTAHATGGTLGGLIAFRTGAIAELEGDGTQPGSLNTLAASVADRINGLLTSGYSSLDPEPVAGVPLFQYSSGQNAALSLQVVAGFESSDLAAAEQGDPPVVNGTALKLAALRDSGAAADQIDGQTYGQYLAGITSSIGFQADNASDRADSAADAVVQARSLREQISGVSLDEEAAKVLELQRAYQANATMIQVLSEMTLTLIQSVS, encoded by the coding sequence ATGTCAGGCCTCCTATCGTCCCTGCAAACATCCGCGCAAGCGTTTCGCGTCATCGATCGCCAGATCGCGGCTTCCCAAAACAACGTCAACAACGTACAGACTCCGGGCTACGCGAAACAGACGGTCAGTACCGCGGCAATGCCGTTCGATCTGAGCGCCGGGCTGACGGGCGGTGTGACCAGCCTTGATGCGCAGTCGAGTCGCAACCAATTTGCCGAGCAGAGCGTGCGCGGCGCGGTTTCCGACTCCGGATCGCAAGATATTCAGAACCAAATGCTGTCGATGCTGGAAGGCGTTGTGCCGGTAGACACGACCAAGGGTGTGTCCGGGGCGCTGACCAAGCTGTGGGACAGCTTTTCGTCGTGGAGCACGTCGCCGAACTCCGGCACTGAGCGGGACTCGGTGCTGAACGCCGCCAAGAATCTGGCGACGGCCTTCAACCAGGCGGCCACCCAGGTGAGTCAGTTGCGGCAATCGGCCGACCAGCAGTCGCAGGCGACGGTGACGTCCATCAATCAACTGACGACCCAGATCGCCGCGCTGAACGCGAAGTTGGAAAAGGGCGGTCCGGACGCCGGTGTCGACGCGCAATTGCACGCGGCACTGGAGGAGTTGTCGGGTCTCACCAATGTTTCGGTACTGATGCAGGCCAACGGCACGGCCAACGTGTTGATGGACGGGCAGATTCCGCTGGTGATGGGCTCGAAGAGCAGCGATTTGAGTGTGAGCATTACGCCGCAGGGCACCAATGTTCCACCCAAGTTTCAGCTGTTGGCGGCGGACGGGCAGGATGTGACGGCCCACGCCACGGGTGGAACGCTGGGTGGATTGATCGCGTTCCGGACGGGAGCCATTGCCGAACTGGAAGGCGATGGCACACAGCCGGGATCTTTGAATACGTTGGCTGCGAGCGTGGCGGATCGAATCAACGGTCTGCTGACCTCGGGTTATTCGTCGCTGGATCCGGAGCCGGTGGCCGGTGTTCCGCTATTTCAGTACAGCAGCGGCCAAAACGCGGCACTGAGCCTGCAGGTTGTGGCTGGATTCGAGTCCAGCGACCTGGCGGCGGCGGAGCAGGGCGATCCTCCGGTGGTGAACGGTACGGCGCTGAAGCTGGCGGCTTTGCGGGACTCCGGCGCGGCGGCCGACCAGATCGACGGCCAGACCTATGGGCAGTACCTGGCCGGCATCACGTCAAGCATTGGATTCCAGGCCGACAACGCCTCGGACCGGGCCGACTCCGCGGCCGATGCGGTGGTGCAGGCCCGCAGTCTGAGAGAGCAGATCTCCGGCGTATCGCTGGATGAAGAGGCGGCCAAGGTATTGGAGCTTCAGCGCGCCTATCAGGCCAATGCCACGATGATTCAGGTCTTGAGCGAGATGACATTGACACTGATTCAGAGTGTTTCGTAA